One Microbacterium marinum genomic window carries:
- a CDS encoding O-methyltransferase: protein MTHPTADRWNDVDAYLTEMLVAEDEALRASVASLAEEGMPEIEVAPLNGKLLHLLARMSGAKRVLEVGTLGAYSTIWLARALPADGAVVTIEAEPHNAEVARRNLDRSGVGDRVDIRVGRGEDVLPTLTTEEPFDLVFIDADKESNTLYLDWAAKLGHPGTVVVVDNVVRSGLVVVPGENSQVDGVRAGLEMLRDDPRFDATALQTLDRKGWDGIALALVV, encoded by the coding sequence ATGACGCACCCCACCGCTGACCGTTGGAACGACGTCGACGCGTACCTGACGGAGATGCTCGTGGCGGAGGATGAGGCGCTGCGGGCGTCGGTCGCCTCCCTCGCGGAGGAGGGGATGCCGGAGATCGAGGTCGCGCCGCTCAACGGCAAGCTGCTGCACCTGCTCGCCCGGATGAGCGGGGCGAAGCGGGTGCTCGAGGTCGGCACGCTCGGCGCGTACTCGACGATCTGGCTCGCCCGGGCGCTGCCCGCCGACGGCGCGGTGGTCACGATCGAAGCGGAGCCGCACAACGCGGAGGTCGCACGCCGCAATCTCGACCGGTCGGGCGTGGGCGACCGCGTGGACATCCGCGTCGGGCGTGGCGAGGACGTGCTGCCGACCCTGACCACCGAGGAGCCGTTCGACCTCGTCTTCATCGACGCCGACAAGGAGTCGAACACCCTCTACCTCGACTGGGCCGCGAAGCTCGGCCACCCCGGCACCGTCGTCGTGGTCGACAATGTCGTGCGCAGCGGCCTGGTCGTCGTCCCCGGCGAGAACAGTCAGGTCGACGGCGTGCGCGCGGGGCTCGAGATGCTCCGCGACGACCCGCGCTTCGACGCGACGGCGCTGCAGACCCTCGACCGCAAGGGCTGGGACGGCATCGCTCTCGCACTCGTCGTCTGA
- a CDS encoding DUF1648 domain-containing protein, with protein sequence MAVDLARVRSRFTLVALILPAIVVAAAVVIQALALPSLPGVVATHWGFDGTPDGFSPAWTVPVFTAVLGLGLPAVLFGVAFRSLRRGEHGAAYRLLGAVALGVAVLLSTLMTWTLVLQVGGADAQLPALVVVSSLLAGVAVGAVGWMLQPHAPWHPVATHTPDALPLAPGERVLWTQAVTVAPAGRVVLASAVALTVAVAVMVAVLTASTWATLLAGAIAVLLAIMVVASSRFHVRVDADGLTATSAVGWPRVAVPVADIVSAEVVNVSPMAEFGGWGLRWGPGGSLGVVLRAGEGIRVQRTNGRSVTVTVDDAATATALLAALAARRSA encoded by the coding sequence ATGGCCGTTGACCTCGCCCGCGTCCGCTCCCGGTTCACCCTGGTGGCGCTGATCCTCCCCGCGATCGTCGTCGCTGCGGCGGTGGTCATCCAGGCGCTTGCTCTCCCGAGCCTCCCGGGCGTCGTCGCCACGCACTGGGGCTTCGACGGCACCCCCGACGGCTTCAGCCCGGCGTGGACCGTCCCGGTATTCACCGCCGTCCTCGGTCTCGGCCTGCCCGCCGTCCTCTTCGGGGTGGCGTTCCGCTCGCTGCGTCGCGGCGAGCACGGCGCTGCCTACCGTCTGCTCGGCGCGGTCGCGCTCGGCGTCGCCGTGCTGCTGTCGACCCTCATGACGTGGACCCTCGTTCTCCAGGTCGGCGGTGCCGACGCACAGCTGCCGGCGCTCGTCGTGGTCAGTTCGCTGCTCGCGGGTGTCGCCGTCGGCGCGGTCGGATGGATGCTGCAGCCGCACGCCCCGTGGCATCCCGTCGCCACCCACACGCCTGACGCCCTGCCGCTCGCACCGGGGGAGCGCGTCCTATGGACGCAGGCCGTCACGGTCGCTCCCGCGGGGCGGGTCGTGCTCGCCTCGGCGGTCGCCCTCACGGTCGCGGTCGCCGTCATGGTCGCGGTGCTGACGGCGTCGACGTGGGCGACGCTGCTCGCCGGAGCGATCGCCGTGCTCCTCGCGATCATGGTCGTCGCGAGCAGCCGTTTCCACGTGCGAGTGGATGCCGACGGCCTCACGGCCACGTCGGCTGTCGGCTGGCCGCGGGTCGCCGTCCCCGTCGCGGACATCGTGTCCGCCGAGGTCGTGAACGTCTCGCCGATGGCGGAGTTCGGCGGCTGGGGGCTGCGGTGGGGTCCCGGCGGGAGCCTCGGCGTCGTCCTCCGGGCGGGCGAGGGCATCCGCGTGCAGCGCACGAACGGCCGCTCGGTGACCGTGACCGTCGACGACGCCGCGACCGCGACGGCGCTCCTGGCCGCGCTCGCCGCCCGCCGCTCGGCTTAG
- a CDS encoding SGNH/GDSL hydrolase family protein yields MARRARRSLPLLRPAAAVLALGGALLFGARLGLQRQAAIARRRIGKPLGEDALDADRVWRSALPGEPVDLVMLGDSIAAGLGAHRRKDTLGGRLAKGLAAELQRPVRLRTAAVVGAESSTLDAQIDDLPADYHPDVAVIVVGGNDVTHRVPVATAASHLGTAVARMRGRGAAVVVGTCPDLGALRAVPQPLRSIGSRVSQQLAAAQAVQAEAAGARVVSLRRAVGPFFLIDPDGMFSLDRFHPSALGYRRTADALLPELVAALTPDG; encoded by the coding sequence ATGGCTCGTCGAGCACGCCGTTCCCTTCCGCTGCTACGACCCGCCGCCGCCGTCCTGGCCCTCGGCGGTGCACTGCTCTTCGGGGCGCGGCTCGGTCTGCAGCGGCAGGCGGCGATCGCGCGGCGCCGCATCGGCAAGCCGCTGGGCGAGGACGCGCTCGACGCCGACCGGGTGTGGCGCAGCGCCCTGCCGGGGGAGCCGGTCGACCTGGTGATGCTCGGCGACTCCATCGCCGCGGGCCTCGGCGCCCACCGGCGCAAGGACACGCTCGGCGGGCGGCTCGCGAAAGGGCTCGCGGCCGAGCTGCAGCGGCCGGTCCGCCTCCGCACCGCGGCGGTCGTCGGCGCCGAATCCTCGACCCTCGACGCGCAGATCGACGACCTGCCGGCGGACTACCACCCCGACGTAGCGGTCATCGTCGTCGGCGGCAACGACGTCACCCACCGCGTGCCGGTCGCGACGGCGGCATCCCACCTCGGCACCGCCGTCGCCCGGATGCGGGGCAGGGGAGCGGCGGTCGTCGTCGGCACGTGCCCCGACCTCGGCGCGCTTCGCGCGGTGCCTCAGCCGCTGCGCTCGATCGGGTCGCGGGTGTCGCAGCAGCTCGCCGCCGCGCAGGCGGTGCAGGCTGAGGCTGCGGGCGCGCGCGTGGTGTCGCTCCGCCGTGCGGTGGGCCCGTTCTTCCTCATCGACCCCGACGGGATGTTCAGCCTCGACCGGTTCCACCCGAGCGCGCTCGGTTACCGCCGCACCGCCGACGCCCTGCTTCCCGAGCTTGTGGCGGCGCTCACGCCCGACGGCTGA
- a CDS encoding GntR family transcriptional regulator, translating into MLIRIDPGSPEPLFTQVTRAVRAEIASGRIAVGERLPSAREIAQSLQINLHTVLHAYQDLRDEGLIELRRGRGAVVVADAAALSGLRDDIEALVAKAAAVGVSADTLSALVKEAAHGR; encoded by the coding sequence ATGCTCATCCGCATCGATCCCGGCAGCCCGGAACCCCTGTTCACGCAGGTCACCCGCGCCGTCCGCGCCGAGATCGCGTCGGGGCGCATCGCCGTCGGCGAGCGCCTGCCTTCCGCGCGCGAGATCGCGCAGTCCCTGCAGATCAACCTGCACACCGTGCTGCACGCGTACCAGGACCTCCGCGACGAGGGACTGATCGAGCTCCGCCGTGGTCGCGGAGCTGTCGTCGTCGCGGATGCCGCGGCCCTGTCCGGCCTGCGCGACGACATCGAAGCCCTCGTGGCCAAGGCCGCCGCCGTCGGCGTCTCCGCCGACACCCTGTCCGCTCTCGTGAAGGAGGCCGCTCATGGCCGTTGA
- the eno gene encoding phosphopyruvate hydratase, translating to MALIEAVGAREILDSRGNPTVEVEVLLDDGIVQRAAVPSGASTGAFEAYELRDGDKTRYGGKGVLKAVQAVIDELGPAIEGVDASEQRIIDEILIETDGTENKSRTGANAILGVSLAVAKAAADSADLPLFRYLGGPNARVLPVPLFNVINGGEHADNGIDMQEFFLAPIGAQTFSESLRWGAEVYQVLKKELQSAGYATGLGDEGGFAPDLPSNREGLEFLVKAIEKAGFTPGSEIALGLDVAATEFFNDGVYRLDNKDWTAEQLTDYYVDLVDSFPIVTIEDALAEDDWENWTALTERLGKKVQLVGDDLFVTNPSRLADGIKRGAANSLLVKVNQIGTLSETLDAIDLAHRSGYTTMLSHRSGETEDTTIADLAVAVNSGQIKSGAPARSERVAKYNQLLRIEEELGEAAEFIGAAAFPRFTA from the coding sequence GTGGCATTGATCGAGGCAGTAGGCGCACGCGAGATTCTGGATTCGCGCGGCAACCCGACCGTCGAGGTGGAGGTGCTGCTCGACGATGGCATCGTCCAGCGCGCAGCCGTTCCCTCCGGCGCATCGACCGGCGCGTTCGAGGCGTACGAACTGCGTGACGGCGACAAGACCCGCTACGGCGGCAAGGGTGTGCTGAAGGCTGTCCAGGCCGTCATCGACGAGCTGGGCCCGGCCATCGAGGGCGTCGACGCCAGCGAGCAGCGCATCATCGACGAGATCCTCATCGAGACCGATGGCACCGAGAACAAGTCGCGCACCGGTGCGAACGCCATCCTCGGCGTCTCGCTCGCCGTCGCGAAGGCCGCGGCCGACAGCGCCGACCTGCCGCTGTTCCGCTACCTGGGCGGCCCGAACGCGCGCGTCCTGCCCGTGCCGCTGTTCAACGTCATCAACGGTGGCGAGCACGCCGACAACGGCATCGACATGCAGGAGTTCTTCCTCGCGCCGATCGGTGCGCAGACCTTCTCGGAGTCGCTCCGCTGGGGTGCCGAGGTGTACCAGGTCCTGAAGAAGGAGCTGCAGTCGGCCGGCTACGCGACGGGCCTCGGCGACGAGGGAGGCTTCGCCCCCGACCTGCCCAGCAACCGCGAGGGCCTCGAGTTCCTGGTGAAGGCGATCGAGAAGGCCGGCTTCACGCCCGGCTCCGAGATCGCCCTGGGCCTCGACGTCGCCGCGACCGAGTTCTTCAACGACGGTGTCTACCGCCTCGACAACAAGGACTGGACCGCCGAGCAGCTCACCGACTACTACGTCGACCTGGTCGACTCGTTCCCGATCGTCACGATCGAGGACGCGCTCGCCGAGGACGACTGGGAGAACTGGACCGCCCTCACCGAGCGTCTGGGCAAGAAGGTGCAGCTCGTCGGCGACGACCTGTTCGTCACGAACCCGTCGCGCCTGGCCGACGGCATCAAGCGCGGTGCCGCGAACTCGCTGCTCGTCAAGGTGAACCAGATCGGCACGCTGAGCGAGACGCTCGACGCGATCGACCTGGCGCACCGCTCGGGCTACACCACGATGCTGTCGCACCGTTCGGGTGAGACCGAGGACACCACGATCGCCGACCTCGCGGTCGCCGTGAACTCGGGTCAGATCAAGTCGGGCGCGCCCGCTCGGAGCGAGCGCGTCGCGAAGTACAATCAGCTTCTGCGCATCGAGGAGGAGCTGGGAGAAGCGGCCGAGTTCATCGGCGCCGCAGCCTTCCCGCGCTTCACCGCCTGA
- a CDS encoding APC family permease, whose protein sequence is MSSPALQRRLGLRDAVFLGLGSMIGAGVFSAFAPAADAAGAGLLLALALAAVVAFGNATSTAQLAAVHPTSGGVYAYGRAELGPWWGYAAGWGFVIGKTASCAAMALTAAAYLAPAGWERPVAAVVVVALVTVNLFGITRTALVTRALVVVVLAVLAVAVVSIGAGAASSEDAVGFDGLFEGGVYGTLQAAGLLFFAFAGYARIATLGEEVRDPQRTIPRAIVLAFAGALVTYAVVAVAVLAALGPDGLAASAAPIADAVAQVGATWAVPVVQVGAAAASLGALLALIAGIGRTTFAMAREGDLPRALAAVHPRWHVPHRAELALGAVVVALVLLVDLRGAIGFSSFGVLLYYAVANLAAWRQRGEARRYPRALQAIGLVGCVVLGFTLPWQAVVSGFGVVAVGLVLRAVRVSRRA, encoded by the coding sequence GTGAGCTCCCCCGCCCTGCAACGCCGACTCGGGCTGCGCGACGCCGTGTTCCTCGGCCTCGGATCCATGATCGGCGCGGGCGTGTTCTCGGCCTTCGCCCCTGCCGCGGATGCCGCCGGCGCGGGCCTCCTGCTCGCGCTCGCCCTCGCCGCGGTCGTCGCGTTCGGCAACGCGACCTCGACCGCGCAGCTCGCCGCCGTCCACCCCACCTCGGGCGGCGTCTACGCCTACGGCCGCGCCGAACTCGGACCGTGGTGGGGATACGCCGCAGGCTGGGGCTTCGTCATCGGCAAGACCGCGAGCTGCGCGGCGATGGCGCTCACCGCGGCGGCCTACCTCGCGCCAGCCGGCTGGGAGCGGCCGGTCGCGGCCGTGGTGGTCGTCGCGCTGGTGACGGTGAACCTGTTCGGCATCACGCGGACCGCCCTCGTGACCCGCGCGCTCGTCGTCGTCGTCTTGGCCGTGCTTGCGGTCGCGGTCGTCTCGATCGGTGCCGGCGCGGCCTCGTCAGAGGATGCCGTCGGGTTCGACGGCCTCTTCGAGGGCGGCGTCTACGGGACCCTCCAGGCCGCGGGCCTGCTGTTCTTCGCGTTCGCCGGGTACGCCCGCATCGCGACGCTCGGCGAAGAGGTCCGCGACCCGCAGCGCACCATCCCCCGCGCGATCGTCCTCGCCTTCGCCGGCGCGCTGGTCACCTACGCCGTCGTGGCAGTCGCCGTCCTCGCCGCGCTCGGGCCGGACGGCCTCGCCGCATCGGCCGCGCCGATCGCCGACGCCGTGGCGCAGGTCGGAGCGACGTGGGCGGTGCCCGTCGTGCAGGTCGGCGCGGCCGCGGCATCCCTCGGGGCACTGCTCGCCCTCATCGCCGGCATCGGACGCACCACGTTCGCGATGGCGCGCGAGGGCGACCTGCCACGCGCGCTCGCCGCGGTGCACCCGCGGTGGCACGTGCCGCACCGGGCCGAACTCGCGCTCGGCGCGGTCGTCGTCGCGCTCGTGCTGCTCGTCGACCTGCGCGGCGCCATCGGCTTCTCGTCGTTCGGCGTGCTGCTGTACTACGCCGTCGCAAACCTCGCCGCGTGGCGACAGCGCGGCGAGGCGCGGCGGTACCCGCGGGCGCTGCAGGCGATCGGGCTGGTCGGCTGCGTCGTCCTCGGCTTCACCCTCCCCTGGCAGGCCGTCGTCTCCGGGTTCGGCGTCGTCGCCGTGGGGCTGGTGCTGCGGGCGGTGCGGGTCAGCCGTCGGGCGTGA
- a CDS encoding basic amino acid/polyamine antiporter, producing the protein MKPAPPAPGATSPQSSTRVSMFTLATFVIGSMVGAGVFSLPANFATATGGAGALIAWAVAGGGMLMLALVFHRLAIRRPDLDAGIYSYAKAGFGNYVGFFSAFGYWASACVGNVFYWVFIMSTLGAVFPGLGAGDTVLAVALSSVGIWLFFLLIRRGVREASALNRVVSVAKTVPILVFVVLCLTVFDPAVFAANWSGGTGEGLFEQVRATMLVTVFVFIGVEGASVNSRHARRRSDVGRATVLGLLSVLSVFASVTIVSFGVMPRDEIAALRQPSMAGVLEHAVGGWGAVLVGAALVVAVLGAYLAWTLMAAEVLLSAARSGDLPAFLRRTNAKDTPVGALTLSSLLAQVMLVVVLVADDAFNVALELTSALALIPFFLSAAYGLKLALTGEGYRRGEGRARDATIAALATVYTAFLLWAAGPTYLLLCLVIIVPGTVLFVLGRREQGARVFRPVEWVLFALAAAGAVTAAVLLVTGAIVL; encoded by the coding sequence GTGAAGCCCGCTCCCCCCGCGCCGGGCGCCACCTCCCCGCAAAGCTCCACGCGCGTGTCGATGTTCACGCTCGCGACGTTCGTGATCGGGTCGATGGTGGGCGCCGGCGTGTTCTCCCTCCCCGCAAATTTCGCCACCGCCACCGGTGGCGCCGGTGCGCTCATCGCCTGGGCCGTCGCCGGCGGCGGCATGCTCATGCTGGCGCTCGTGTTCCACCGACTCGCGATCCGCCGCCCCGACCTCGACGCCGGGATCTACAGCTACGCGAAGGCGGGGTTCGGCAACTACGTCGGCTTCTTCTCCGCTTTCGGGTACTGGGCGTCGGCGTGCGTCGGCAACGTCTTTTACTGGGTGTTCATCATGTCCACCCTCGGCGCGGTGTTCCCCGGGCTCGGCGCCGGCGACACCGTGCTCGCCGTCGCGCTCTCGTCGGTCGGTATCTGGCTGTTCTTCCTGCTGATCCGCCGGGGCGTGCGCGAGGCGTCCGCGCTCAACCGCGTCGTCAGTGTCGCGAAGACGGTGCCGATCCTCGTCTTCGTCGTCCTCTGCCTCACGGTCTTCGACCCCGCCGTGTTCGCCGCGAACTGGTCGGGCGGAACCGGCGAGGGCCTGTTCGAGCAGGTGCGGGCGACCATGCTCGTCACCGTCTTCGTGTTCATCGGCGTCGAGGGCGCGAGCGTCAACTCGCGTCACGCCCGCCGGCGCTCGGACGTGGGACGGGCGACCGTCCTGGGCCTCCTGAGCGTGCTGTCGGTGTTCGCGTCGGTCACGATCGTCTCGTTCGGTGTCATGCCCCGTGACGAAATCGCCGCGCTCCGCCAGCCCTCGATGGCGGGAGTCCTCGAGCACGCCGTCGGCGGCTGGGGCGCGGTCCTCGTCGGCGCAGCACTCGTCGTCGCCGTCCTCGGCGCCTACCTCGCCTGGACCCTCATGGCGGCCGAGGTCCTCCTCTCCGCCGCGCGATCGGGCGACCTGCCCGCCTTCCTCCGCCGCACGAACGCGAAGGACACGCCCGTCGGCGCCCTCACCCTTTCGTCACTCCTGGCCCAGGTCATGCTCGTCGTCGTCCTCGTCGCCGACGACGCCTTCAACGTCGCGCTCGAACTGACGAGCGCGCTCGCCCTCATCCCGTTCTTCCTGTCGGCCGCCTACGGACTGAAGCTCGCCCTCACGGGTGAGGGGTACCGACGCGGTGAGGGTCGGGCACGGGATGCCACGATCGCGGCGCTCGCAACCGTGTACACCGCCTTCCTCCTCTGGGCGGCCGGCCCCACCTACCTTCTGCTGTGCCTGGTCATCATCGTCCCCGGGACGGTGCTGTTCGTCCTCGGGCGACGCGAGCAGGGCGCCCGGGTCTTCCGGCCCGTCGAATGGGTGCTGTTCGCCCTCGCCGCGGCCGGCGCGGTGACCGCCGCCGTGCTCCTCGTCACCGGCGCCATCGTCCTCTGA
- a CDS encoding YdeI/OmpD-associated family protein, protein MATLHVHTVLPKNGPATSIELSDAQVEELGGGKRAAVTVTIAGRTARLRLGVMGGKNLVGMSKAARAELGVEIGDEVDATIELDTSAREVDVPDELAAALAAEPQVQAAFDALAPSRRKELARAVADAKRPETREKRIAATVDQLRAPGTN, encoded by the coding sequence ATGGCGACGCTGCACGTGCACACGGTCCTCCCGAAGAACGGCCCGGCGACGTCGATCGAGCTGTCCGACGCCCAGGTCGAAGAGCTCGGCGGCGGCAAACGTGCCGCCGTGACCGTGACGATCGCGGGCCGCACCGCCCGGCTGCGGCTCGGTGTGATGGGTGGCAAGAACCTGGTCGGCATGTCGAAGGCGGCACGCGCCGAGCTCGGGGTGGAGATCGGCGACGAGGTGGACGCCACGATCGAGCTCGACACGTCGGCGCGCGAGGTCGACGTTCCCGACGAGCTTGCCGCGGCGCTCGCCGCCGAGCCGCAGGTGCAGGCCGCGTTCGACGCCCTGGCCCCGTCGCGCCGCAAGGAGCTGGCCCGTGCCGTCGCCGACGCGAAGCGCCCGGAGACCCGCGAGAAGCGCATCGCCGCGACCGTTGACCAGCTGCGCGCCCCCGGCACCAACTGA
- a CDS encoding MazG family protein: MAPSTPRPDDARDLSGGAPRAADPAPAVDPLRAAADTMRAVRDRCVWTQQIDHRALVPYLEEEAAELVDAVEAGTRDDLREELGDLLWQVLFHAEIASRAAEGAFDIDDVASTLTEKMTRRHPHVFGDAVATTPEEVLVHWNAAKAAEKRTRTSVLDGVSHHMPSLALAQKLLGKARQVGAAAPVTARQQPVTARQQSQPETSTSDQGLGSPLLSRGHDDERMPRSEAELGDALLALVASAREHGWDAERALRERLRALEENIRAAERP, translated from the coding sequence ATGGCACCATCGACGCCTCGCCCTGACGACGCCCGCGACCTGAGCGGGGGAGCGCCGCGCGCCGCTGACCCTGCGCCCGCGGTCGATCCGCTGCGTGCCGCGGCCGACACGATGCGCGCCGTGCGCGATCGCTGCGTGTGGACGCAGCAGATCGACCACCGCGCGCTGGTGCCCTACCTCGAGGAGGAGGCCGCAGAGCTGGTCGACGCCGTCGAGGCGGGAACGCGCGACGATCTCCGGGAGGAGCTCGGCGACCTGCTGTGGCAGGTGCTTTTCCACGCCGAGATCGCGTCGCGGGCGGCGGAGGGCGCGTTCGACATCGACGACGTGGCATCCACTCTCACCGAGAAGATGACGCGGCGGCATCCGCACGTTTTCGGCGACGCGGTCGCGACGACGCCCGAAGAGGTGCTTGTGCACTGGAACGCCGCGAAGGCGGCCGAGAAGCGCACGCGCACGAGCGTGCTCGACGGCGTCTCGCACCACATGCCGTCGCTCGCCCTCGCCCAGAAGCTCCTCGGCAAGGCCCGCCAGGTCGGGGCCGCGGCACCTGTGACCGCGAGACAGCAGCCTGTGACCGCGAGACAGCAGTCACAGCCCGAGACGTCGACATCGGACCAAGGTCTCGGGTCCCCACTGCTGTCTCGCGGGCATGACGATGAGCGGATGCCGCGGTCCGAGGCCGAGCTCGGCGACGCGCTCCTCGCCCTTGTCGCGAGCGCGCGCGAGCACGGCTGGGACGCGGAGCGCGCGCTCCGCGAACGCCTCCGCGCCCTCGAGGAGAACATCCGCGCGGCCGAGCGCCCCTGA
- the hisS gene encoding histidine--tRNA ligase: MRDFLPADKARRERVLAVIRDRYRAHGFDEIETPVVEDYERLHAGIGGDNEKLAFNVLRRGLDADGIREAADDPAKLSDLGLRYDLTVPLARFYATNRGQLPAVFRAIQIAPVWRAERPQKGRYRQFVQCDIDIIGDATPRAEVELLVASLDVLDALGLEGGTIRINDRRALDAMLDVFGFSPEARPGVLITIDKLDKVGPDGVVAELRDRGADEAAVAAFEAFLRRPQTREYLPYGEAQIRKALPQGVDDEVVAHLVGIGEAVAAARGQSDVPLTFDPFLVRGMGYYTGTIYELAHPSVSYSLGGGGRYDGMIGRFLGQDVPAVGFSIGFERLVDLVGADAGDAASAVVLVHDRDVPVAELAALKAALVAQGARVRLEQRTKNLKALLERAGADGYTGFATVSSGQSAESLEVRPLG, from the coding sequence ATGCGCGACTTCCTCCCCGCCGACAAGGCCCGCCGCGAGCGCGTGCTCGCCGTCATCCGCGACCGCTACCGCGCGCACGGGTTCGACGAGATCGAGACGCCCGTCGTCGAGGACTACGAGCGGCTGCACGCCGGCATCGGCGGCGACAACGAGAAGCTCGCGTTCAACGTGCTGCGCCGCGGCCTCGACGCCGACGGCATCCGCGAGGCCGCCGACGACCCCGCGAAGCTCTCCGACCTGGGCCTGCGCTACGACCTGACCGTGCCGCTCGCCCGGTTCTACGCGACGAACCGTGGCCAGCTGCCCGCCGTGTTCCGCGCCATCCAGATCGCCCCGGTCTGGCGCGCCGAGCGTCCGCAGAAGGGCCGCTACCGCCAGTTCGTGCAGTGCGACATCGACATCATCGGCGACGCGACCCCGCGGGCCGAGGTCGAGCTGCTCGTCGCGAGCCTCGACGTGCTCGACGCGCTCGGGCTGGAGGGCGGCACGATCCGCATCAACGACCGTCGCGCGCTCGACGCGATGCTCGACGTGTTCGGGTTCTCGCCCGAGGCGCGTCCGGGCGTGCTGATCACGATCGACAAGCTCGACAAGGTCGGCCCGGACGGTGTCGTCGCCGAGCTCCGCGACCGCGGTGCCGACGAGGCGGCCGTCGCCGCGTTCGAGGCGTTCCTTCGGCGTCCGCAGACCCGCGAGTACCTCCCGTACGGCGAGGCGCAGATCCGCAAGGCGCTGCCCCAGGGCGTCGACGACGAGGTCGTCGCGCACCTGGTCGGCATCGGCGAGGCTGTGGCCGCCGCGCGCGGCCAGAGCGACGTTCCGCTGACGTTCGACCCGTTCCTCGTCCGCGGCATGGGCTACTACACCGGCACGATCTACGAGCTCGCGCACCCGTCGGTGTCGTACTCGCTCGGCGGTGGCGGGCGCTACGACGGCATGATCGGCCGCTTCCTCGGCCAGGACGTCCCGGCCGTCGGCTTCTCGATCGGCTTCGAACGGCTCGTCGACCTCGTCGGAGCGGATGCCGGTGACGCGGCATCCGCCGTCGTGCTCGTCCACGATCGCGACGTGCCCGTCGCGGAGCTGGCCGCGCTGAAGGCGGCGCTCGTCGCGCAGGGCGCGCGCGTGCGGCTCGAGCAGCGGACGAAGAACCTCAAGGCGCTGCTGGAGCGCGCCGGCGCCGACGGGTACACGGGCTTCGCGACCGTGTCATCCGGGCAGTCGGCCGAGTCGCTCGAGGTCCGCCCGCTCGGCTGA
- a CDS encoding Na+/H+ antiporter NhaA, translating to MTLLRSARFPALLLLIAAALGLVLANSPAADAAAAVKGAYVGIPGVFTLSVGHWIADGLLAVFFFVAAVELQYELTNGQLNSPRKALQPIIAAAGGVLVPIAVYLIIAGSGETAAGWPIPTATDIAFALGVLAVFGKGLPSGLRVFLLALAILDDIVGILFIAVLFTSDVDLLMLGAAVVLLVVFRLLSGQLGGRGTRAIAVLMVVVALAVWFFVHESGVHATIAGVALGLVMYQQPALRTRHALEPWVNAIVLPVFALAASLVAIPQVSPTELSPAFWGVALALPVGKIVGITLAGWLSMFLGGTRLAFGDLLAAGALGGIGFTVSLLMSELAFSVDAATRDQATLGVLAGSAISLLVAAILVSLRAWHHRRLALTTPAT from the coding sequence GTGACACTCCTCCGCTCTGCGCGGTTCCCCGCGCTCCTCCTCCTGATCGCCGCCGCCCTGGGCCTGGTCCTCGCGAATTCTCCGGCGGCCGATGCAGCCGCCGCCGTGAAGGGGGCGTACGTCGGCATCCCGGGGGTGTTCACGCTCTCGGTCGGGCACTGGATCGCCGACGGTCTGCTTGCGGTGTTCTTCTTCGTCGCGGCTGTCGAGCTGCAGTACGAGCTGACGAACGGCCAGTTGAACTCTCCGCGCAAGGCGCTGCAGCCGATCATCGCCGCCGCGGGCGGCGTGCTCGTGCCGATCGCGGTGTATCTGATCATCGCGGGGAGCGGTGAGACGGCTGCCGGATGGCCGATCCCGACCGCGACCGACATCGCGTTCGCCCTCGGTGTGCTGGCGGTGTTCGGCAAGGGGCTGCCGTCGGGGCTGCGGGTGTTCCTGCTGGCCCTCGCGATCCTCGACGACATCGTGGGGATCCTCTTCATCGCGGTGCTGTTCACGAGCGACGTTGACCTGCTCATGCTCGGCGCGGCGGTCGTGCTGCTCGTCGTGTTCCGGCTGCTGAGTGGCCAGCTGGGCGGGCGCGGGACACGCGCGATCGCGGTGCTCATGGTCGTGGTGGCTCTGGCGGTGTGGTTCTTCGTCCACGAGTCGGGCGTGCACGCGACGATCGCGGGCGTCGCGCTGGGGCTCGTCATGTACCAGCAGCCGGCGCTGCGCACCCGCCACGCGCTGGAGCCGTGGGTGAACGCGATCGTCCTGCCGGTGTTCGCGCTGGCGGCATCGCTCGTCGCGATCCCGCAGGTGTCGCCGACCGAGCTCTCGCCCGCCTTCTGGGGTGTGGCGCTCGCGCTGCCGGTGGGCAAGATCGTCGGCATCACCCTCGCCGGGTGGCTGTCGATGTTCCTCGGCGGCACGCGGCTGGCGTTCGGCGATCTGCTCGCGGCCGGAGCCCTCGGCGGTATCGGGTTCACCGTGTCGCTGCTGATGTCGGAGTTGGCGTTCTCGGTGGATGCCGCGACCCGCGACCAGGCCACCCTCGGCGTGCTCGCGGGCTCGGCGATCTCGCTCCTGGTGGCCGCGATCCTCGTATCGTTGCGGGCATGGCACCATCGACGCCTCGCCCTGACGACGCCCGCGACCTGA